From Leptotrichia sp. OH3620_COT-345, one genomic window encodes:
- a CDS encoding DUF935 family protein: protein MDFLKTTASKLVQEIIKMGSSSSSGELTDDLLKKMLKDIDIRSALELMHESITSREWMIATDELEYEAQAKEIQKRFNNINMSKILDDMLKATVNKKSIFEISFQDMVVNDLILLPNKYISFDKDEGWKIKTKDSEIIIAKQSNKFLVCVNNGTLENMQGESDLEPLVKVFKSKENLDNKLNAIIEKYGDIITVFAYEPPLETATEEEKKKRYQSVEDQAKQLKEAKGKDVLAVPSSGQKSMDEFVKFIKLDDLKPEIYTELQKEKEKAIQKYILGSTLVTGVDGNSGNRALGEVHNEQKELKINAKIKKIRDWFQKIIEIDAQLYGYNSKNFYFKFIEELDEKGTLELEEKKAEILSKKMDSISKLSTAGYSLTKEKLAEFLGMETTDLIEITNSNTTVQNNPVSGDFEFAKKNDIYKKREKIEKNMKDFDNFINDTFDKYQRKVIKAVKVALSKVKNIDDFFEMKFDYDNYLEEMIIKAELIGFDNQASLDNAVTEFSYFSNGIKGKTKNDTLDFFLKKYPALHEDVEGITEYARHKNFWMKPITDINITEKFLNNLIKNIENGGNFEDWLKDSEKIIEEAGLKTKEGYLKTVYRTNMSHAYNAGIYKRQEKMKDLFPYYQYSGTIDGREQEHTRKLDGKIFKFGSPEGDLYYPPNGYNCRCYTISLSSAEIKGKEIVSGNIEGLESKNFSGSVGNEKYIRELEEKYQIKAKDFNSLKGKKKLLNNAFFSRKGKYKNALDIVNLYSIIDVQDITYQEHKAILSYSGDSYTDINEVLLSGKINEKLQKEIDLISSAINKNEIKENIQVFRGVSGKHTEQLILIGEKLIGKTIPNNCFLSTSLSFDVAKSFAKETGVVFNIKVPKGKKAFFLSQQDAYYSPELEILFDKKTNIKIEKVYKKGKLTIIEGSLQ, encoded by the coding sequence ATGGATTTTTTAAAAACTACAGCAAGTAAATTAGTTCAGGAAATAATTAAAATGGGAAGTTCTTCCTCTTCTGGAGAATTAACTGATGACTTGCTAAAAAAGATGTTAAAAGATATTGATATAAGATCTGCTTTGGAGCTTATGCACGAATCTATTACATCTAGGGAATGGATGATCGCAACAGATGAGCTTGAATATGAAGCACAGGCTAAGGAAATACAGAAAAGATTTAATAATATTAATATGTCAAAAATTTTAGATGATATGTTGAAAGCAACTGTAAATAAAAAGAGTATTTTCGAAATATCGTTTCAAGACATGGTTGTAAATGACTTAATCTTATTGCCAAACAAATATATTTCTTTTGATAAAGACGAAGGCTGGAAAATAAAAACAAAAGATTCTGAAATTATTATTGCTAAACAGAGCAATAAATTTTTAGTATGTGTAAACAACGGAACATTGGAAAATATGCAAGGAGAAAGTGATTTAGAACCTCTTGTGAAAGTATTTAAATCAAAGGAAAATTTGGATAATAAATTAAATGCAATTATAGAAAAATACGGAGATATAATTACAGTATTTGCTTATGAGCCCCCACTTGAAACTGCTACAGAAGAGGAAAAGAAAAAAAGATATCAAAGTGTAGAAGATCAGGCAAAACAATTAAAAGAAGCAAAAGGAAAAGATGTTCTTGCAGTTCCGAGTTCCGGTCAAAAATCGATGGATGAATTTGTGAAATTTATCAAATTAGATGATTTAAAGCCTGAGATTTATACAGAGCTACAAAAAGAAAAGGAAAAAGCTATACAGAAATATATATTAGGCTCTACTCTTGTAACAGGGGTAGACGGGAACAGCGGTAATAGAGCGTTAGGAGAAGTACATAATGAACAGAAAGAGTTAAAAATAAATGCTAAAATAAAAAAAATTCGGGATTGGTTTCAAAAAATAATAGAAATTGATGCACAACTTTATGGATATAATAGTAAAAATTTCTATTTTAAATTTATAGAGGAACTTGATGAAAAAGGAACTCTTGAATTAGAGGAAAAGAAAGCAGAGATACTTTCTAAAAAAATGGATTCTATTTCAAAATTATCAACTGCAGGATACAGTTTAACGAAAGAAAAATTAGCAGAATTTTTGGGAATGGAAACGACAGACTTAATTGAAATAACAAATAGTAATACTACTGTACAAAATAATCCTGTTTCTGGAGATTTTGAATTTGCTAAAAAAAATGATATTTATAAAAAAAGAGAAAAAATCGAAAAAAACATGAAGGATTTTGACAATTTTATAAATGATACATTTGATAAATATCAAAGAAAAGTTATTAAAGCTGTAAAAGTTGCATTATCTAAAGTAAAAAATATAGATGATTTTTTTGAAATGAAGTTTGATTATGATAATTATTTAGAAGAAATGATTATAAAAGCTGAACTAATAGGATTTGATAATCAAGCCTCTCTTGATAATGCTGTAACAGAATTTTCATATTTTTCTAATGGAATAAAAGGAAAAACAAAAAATGATACACTTGATTTTTTTCTTAAAAAATATCCTGCATTACATGAAGATGTGGAAGGAATTACAGAATATGCAAGACATAAAAACTTCTGGATGAAGCCTATTACAGATATTAATATAACAGAAAAATTTTTAAATAATCTTATTAAAAATATTGAAAATGGTGGAAATTTTGAAGATTGGCTAAAAGATAGTGAAAAAATTATAGAAGAAGCGGGATTAAAAACCAAAGAAGGTTATTTGAAAACAGTATATAGAACAAATATGAGTCATGCGTATAATGCAGGAATATACAAAAGACAGGAAAAAATGAAAGACCTATTCCCATATTACCAATATAGCGGAACTATTGACGGGAGAGAACAAGAACATACAAGAAAATTAGATGGTAAAATATTTAAATTTGGAAGTCCTGAAGGAGATCTATACTATCCGCCAAATGGATATAACTGTCGATGTTATACTATTTCGTTGTCTTCGGCTGAAATAAAAGGAAAGGAAATTGTTTCTGGAAATATTGAAGGATTAGAGTCAAAGAATTTTTCCGGAAGCGTTGGAAATGAAAAATATATTCGAGAATTGGAAGAAAAATATCAAATTAAGGCTAAAGATTTTAACAGTCTAAAAGGAAAGAAAAAATTATTAAATAATGCCTTTTTTAGTAGAAAAGGGAAATATAAGAATGCACTTGACATTGTAAATCTTTATAGTATAATAGATGTACAGGATATAACTTATCAAGAGCATAAGGCTATCCTGAGTTACTCAGGGGATAGTTATACTGATATAAATGAGGTTCTACTATCAGGAAAAATTAATGAAAAGTTACAAAAGGAAATAGATTTAATAAGTTCTGCTATAAATAAAAACGAAATAAAAGAAAATATTCAAGTGTTTAGAGGAGTTTCGGGAAAACATACAGAACAATTAATCTTGATTGGAGAAAAACTTATTGGAAAAACAATTCCAAATAATTGTTTTTTATCAACAAGCTTATCATTTGATGTGGCTAAAAGTTTTGCAAAAGAAACAGGAGTAGTGTTTAATATAAAAGTTCCAAAAGGAAAAAAAGCTTTTTTTCTTAGTCAGCAAGATGCTTATTATTCCCCTGAATTAGAAATTTTATTTGATAAAAAAACAAATATAAAAATAGAAAAAGTATATAAGAAAGGCAAATTAACAATAATAGAAGGGAGTTTGCAATGA
- a CDS encoding phage virion morphogenesis protein has protein sequence MKIKNNINEFVITFQKKLDDIQQENLMDEIGFYMENEMRKRFDRGTDYKGKAWKKLKYRTGKPLRDTGALMGSLGTAEIKGDTVSIFSNLKYARLHDLGGTIEPKNKKMLKFTIGGIEYFSKKINVPARKFSGISNKNKEDIKKTVSDFFLKKLK, from the coding sequence ATGAAAATAAAGAATAATATCAATGAATTTGTTATAACATTTCAAAAAAAATTAGATGATATACAACAAGAAAATTTAATGGATGAAATCGGTTTTTATATGGAAAATGAAATGCGGAAAAGATTTGATAGAGGAACTGACTATAAAGGAAAGGCTTGGAAAAAATTAAAGTATCGAACGGGAAAACCTTTACGAGATACAGGAGCTTTAATGGGGTCGTTAGGAACTGCAGAAATTAAAGGTGATACCGTTTCCATTTTTTCAAATTTGAAATATGCCAGACTCCATGATTTAGGTGGAACTATAGAACCCAAAAATAAAAAAATGCTAAAGTTTACCATAGGAGGAATAGAGTATTTTTCCAAAAAAATTAATGTTCCTGCAAGGAAATTTTCTGGAATTTCCAATAAAAATAAGGAAGATATTAAAAAAACTGTAAGTGATTTTTTCCTAAAAAAATTAAAATAG